Proteins encoded by one window of Phytohabitans houttuyneae:
- a CDS encoding AAA family ATPase translates to MRPLRLDMAGFTVFREETTVDFTDADFFALVGPTGSGKSTVLDAICFALYGQVPRWASSRGIVNALAPSATEARVRLVFESAGARYVATRVVRRDGKGRVSTGGAGLQLMPRGFDPAKLDAGLTPEDLGEVLAGTPGEMDAAVLEAVGLPYEQFTSCVVLPQGQFADFLHAKPAARQEILVNLLGLHVYEAIQKKASARAMQADAQLAAVDQLLDDLSDADDESLDAAAARVTAMRELATAVEADVPALREAEQGADSAAAALKELGGEIDALAAIRPPADHAAVAEAVATARAAAADAAAAVAVAEEREEKVRGQLAGAPDVAALRLLLEAHAEHDKLTGQVRTLAEAVKAAKKEHGVAAKALDKASADATLAGERLEEARRAYQDAQAADRAAALRVHLVAGEPCPVCAQKVTAVPDVAAPAVAAAEAAGKVARKEADAATQLVAERDKALRELDRVLERARAQHDQLTARLAELAERLTDSPGPATLGRELEARAALQGRLDDAAGAVRAAREAQRRAQTGADAADERLRAAWRRFDKARDAVGRLGPPTADRDDLVAAWTTLAEWAAAQAAERSGQRADAVTRLEAARAAVKDIQERLAALFTSAELPVPDSGLDGAGASRAVAVAVARAEGAHQRIVERRDQAERLREQRVTHERDGNVAKTLAGHLRANNFERWLLEEALDLLVDGASRILRELSAGQYELVHDKGEFYVVDHHDAGLRRGVRTLSGGETFQASLALALALSEQLAGLSTTSASLESIVLDEGFGTLDAATLDTVAATLEGLAARGDRMVGVVTHVPSLAERVPVRFEVRKDARTARVERAGL, encoded by the coding sequence GTGAGACCGCTGCGGCTGGACATGGCAGGGTTCACGGTCTTCCGTGAGGAGACCACCGTCGACTTCACCGACGCCGACTTCTTCGCGCTCGTCGGTCCCACCGGGTCGGGCAAGTCCACTGTGCTCGACGCGATCTGCTTCGCGCTGTACGGGCAGGTGCCCCGCTGGGCGAGCAGCCGCGGCATCGTCAACGCGCTCGCCCCGTCCGCGACCGAGGCGCGCGTGCGGCTGGTGTTCGAGTCGGCCGGCGCGCGGTACGTGGCGACCCGCGTGGTGCGCCGCGACGGCAAGGGCCGCGTCTCCACCGGCGGCGCGGGCCTGCAGCTCATGCCGCGCGGCTTCGACCCGGCCAAGCTCGACGCCGGGCTCACCCCGGAAGACCTCGGCGAGGTGCTTGCCGGTACCCCCGGCGAGATGGACGCCGCGGTGCTGGAGGCGGTCGGCCTGCCGTACGAGCAGTTCACCAGCTGCGTGGTGCTGCCGCAGGGGCAGTTCGCCGACTTCCTGCACGCCAAGCCCGCCGCCCGCCAGGAGATCCTGGTCAACCTGCTCGGCCTGCACGTGTACGAGGCGATCCAGAAAAAGGCGTCGGCCCGCGCCATGCAGGCGGACGCCCAGCTCGCCGCCGTCGACCAGCTGCTGGACGACCTCTCCGACGCCGACGACGAGTCGCTGGACGCGGCAGCCGCGCGGGTCACCGCGATGCGCGAGCTGGCCACCGCGGTCGAGGCGGACGTGCCCGCGCTGCGCGAGGCCGAGCAGGGTGCCGACAGCGCGGCCGCGGCGCTCAAGGAGCTGGGCGGCGAGATCGACGCCCTCGCCGCCATCCGGCCGCCGGCCGACCACGCCGCCGTGGCCGAGGCGGTCGCCACCGCGCGCGCGGCCGCCGCCGACGCGGCCGCCGCCGTCGCGGTCGCCGAGGAGCGCGAGGAAAAGGTGCGCGGGCAGCTCGCCGGCGCGCCGGACGTCGCCGCGCTCCGCCTGCTGCTGGAGGCGCACGCCGAGCACGACAAGCTGACCGGCCAGGTGCGGACGCTGGCCGAGGCGGTCAAGGCGGCCAAGAAGGAGCACGGTGTCGCGGCCAAGGCGCTCGACAAGGCGAGTGCCGACGCCACGCTCGCCGGCGAGCGGCTGGAGGAGGCGCGCCGGGCGTACCAGGACGCGCAGGCCGCCGACCGGGCCGCCGCGCTGCGCGTACACCTGGTGGCTGGTGAGCCCTGCCCGGTCTGCGCGCAGAAGGTGACGGCGGTGCCGGATGTCGCGGCGCCGGCGGTCGCGGCCGCGGAGGCGGCCGGCAAGGTCGCCCGCAAGGAGGCCGACGCGGCCACCCAGCTCGTGGCCGAGCGCGACAAGGCGTTGCGCGAGCTCGACCGGGTGCTGGAGCGGGCGCGGGCGCAGCACGACCAGCTCACCGCCCGCCTGGCCGAGCTTGCCGAGCGGCTCACCGACTCCCCCGGGCCGGCCACGCTCGGCCGCGAGCTCGAGGCGCGCGCGGCGCTGCAGGGGCGGCTCGACGACGCCGCCGGCGCGGTGCGGGCCGCGCGGGAGGCACAGCGACGGGCGCAGACCGGCGCCGACGCGGCCGACGAGCGCCTGAGGGCGGCGTGGCGGCGCTTCGACAAGGCGCGCGACGCGGTCGGGCGGCTGGGCCCGCCGACCGCCGACCGGGACGACCTTGTCGCCGCCTGGACCACCCTGGCGGAGTGGGCCGCCGCGCAGGCGGCCGAGCGGTCCGGTCAGCGCGCCGACGCGGTCACCCGCCTCGAGGCCGCACGCGCGGCGGTCAAGGACATCCAGGAGCGGTTGGCGGCGCTCTTCACCTCCGCCGAGCTGCCCGTCCCCGACTCCGGCCTGGACGGGGCGGGCGCCAGCCGGGCCGTCGCCGTCGCGGTGGCCCGCGCCGAGGGTGCCCACCAGCGCATCGTCGAGCGCCGCGACCAGGCCGAACGGCTGCGTGAGCAGCGCGTCACCCACGAGCGCGACGGCAACGTGGCCAAGACCCTCGCCGGCCACCTGCGGGCCAACAACTTCGAGCGGTGGCTGCTGGAGGAGGCGCTCGACCTGCTCGTCGACGGTGCCTCGCGGATCCTGCGCGAGCTGTCCGCCGGGCAGTACGAGCTGGTGCACGACAAGGGCGAGTTCTACGTGGTCGACCACCACGACGCCGGGCTGCGCCGGGGCGTGCGCACGCTGTCCGGCGGCGAGACGTTCCAGGCGTCGCTGGCCCTCGCGCTGGCCCTGTCCGAGCAGCTCGCCGGCCTTTCCACCACGTCGGCCAGCCTGGAGTCGATCGTGCTGGACGAGGGCTTCGGCACGCTCGACGCGGCCACGCTCGACACCGTGGCCGCCACGCTCGAAGGGCTCGCCGCCCGCGGCGACCGCATGGTCGGCGTGGTGACGCACGTGCCGTCGCTGGCCGAGCGTGTGCCGGTCCGCTTCGAGGTGCGCAAGGACGCCCGCACCGCGCGCGTGGAACGGGCCGGCCTGTGA
- a CDS encoding spermidine synthase produces the protein MAGGRRAADRVSARVDTGHAELVPDPDRARAFTLVLDGAPQSYVDLDDPTYLDFEYMRRMAIAVDLAAPPKRPLRVLHLGGGALSLPRYVASTRPGSAQRVVEVDGALVEFVRRELPWPKDPRLRVRVADARAALESSRDASYDLVVADVFAGARTPAHLASVEFAGQVARVLAPDGMYLVNVADGPPLAYAKGQVATIRAVLAHACLMADSTVLRGRRYGNLVVVAGHVEPPIPALSRRVAGDWFPGRVVYDGELDRFTHGAQVVDDASAQPSNPPPASFWRH, from the coding sequence ATGGCAGGTGGGCGGAGGGCGGCGGACCGGGTGTCCGCGCGGGTCGACACCGGCCACGCGGAGCTGGTCCCCGACCCCGACCGGGCGCGGGCGTTCACGCTGGTGCTCGACGGCGCCCCGCAGTCTTACGTCGACCTGGACGATCCCACCTACCTCGACTTCGAGTACATGCGGCGGATGGCGATCGCGGTCGACCTGGCCGCGCCCCCGAAGCGGCCGCTGCGGGTGCTGCACCTGGGCGGCGGGGCGCTCAGCCTGCCCCGCTACGTGGCGAGCACGCGGCCCGGCTCGGCGCAGCGGGTCGTGGAGGTGGACGGCGCGCTGGTCGAGTTCGTGCGGCGGGAGCTGCCCTGGCCGAAGGATCCGCGCCTGCGGGTGCGGGTGGCCGACGCGCGCGCCGCGCTGGAGTCGAGCCGTGACGCGTCGTACGACCTTGTGGTGGCGGACGTCTTCGCGGGCGCGCGCACGCCGGCCCACCTCGCGTCGGTCGAGTTCGCGGGGCAGGTGGCGCGGGTGCTCGCGCCGGACGGGATGTACCTCGTCAACGTCGCCGACGGGCCGCCGCTGGCGTACGCGAAAGGGCAGGTCGCCACGATCCGGGCGGTGCTGGCGCATGCCTGCCTGATGGCCGACTCGACGGTGCTGCGCGGCCGGCGGTACGGCAACCTCGTCGTGGTCGCCGGCCACGTGGAGCCGCCCATCCCGGCGCTGTCCCGGCGGGTGGCGGGCGACTGGTTTCCCGGCCGCGTGGTGTACGACGGCGAGCTCGACCGCTTCACCCACGGTGCACAGGTGGTCGACGACGCGTCAGCTCAGCCGTCCAACCCACCGCCGGCGAGTTTCTGGCGACATTGA
- a CDS encoding sigma-70 family RNA polymerase sigma factor produces MYAVAAEWRGSRARDRVSAVPPQRSANRWQAIDGGPAARHDERVTPRPAPGRHQAGSSTPNHDDALVRELYEEHAGPLLMFVLRLTGGDRQRAEDIVQETLLRAWRNAHRLGAQGQSSLRPWLVTVARRIAIDDHRSENARPPETYGRDLENFSEPDETDRVLRLMTVTDALRTLSQPHREIILETYFRGKTVPEAAETLGLPLGTAKSRVYYALRALRSALQQRGVTG; encoded by the coding sequence ATGTATGCGGTAGCCGCGGAGTGGCGCGGTAGCCGCGCGAGGGACCGGGTTTCGGCTGTGCCACCCCAGCGTTCGGCGAATCGGTGGCAGGCTATCGACGGAGGCCCGGCCGCACGCCATGATGAGCGCGTGACGCCACGACCCGCCCCCGGGCGCCACCAAGCCGGGTCATCGACCCCCAACCACGACGACGCTCTGGTTCGGGAGCTGTACGAGGAGCACGCCGGCCCGCTCCTGATGTTCGTGCTGCGGCTGACCGGCGGCGACCGGCAGCGCGCCGAAGACATCGTGCAGGAGACGCTGCTGCGTGCCTGGCGCAACGCGCACCGCCTCGGCGCGCAGGGTCAGTCGTCCCTGCGCCCGTGGCTTGTCACGGTGGCCCGCCGGATCGCGATCGACGACCACCGCAGCGAAAACGCGCGCCCCCCGGAGACGTACGGGCGGGACCTGGAAAACTTCTCCGAGCCGGACGAGACCGATCGGGTCCTCCGGCTGATGACGGTGACCGACGCGCTGCGTACTCTGAGCCAGCCACACCGGGAGATCATCCTGGAGACGTATTTTCGGGGGAAGACGGTGCCGGAGGCGGCGGAGACGCTGGGCCTGCCGTTGGGGACGGCCAAGTCACGGGTCTACTATGCGCTGCGTGCATTGCGTAGCGCGCTTCAGCAGCGGGGCGTGACCGGATGA
- a CDS encoding anti-sigma factor family protein, whose protein sequence is MSRAAHWDVAAYALGVLDPQESERFEEHLAGCWACAGELESMLPVVNLLSEVDGESLITAEQSRSDGRLLDRMIVEVGAHRRKVRSRQWLAAAAAVVVLATTTGVSLVAGGRLFGDGGSPTDVVAGGTTPPASAPANPSGSGGPGIGGPELSEDGEPFSATDIQTGVEARLVLETKTWGTQISFQLTKLTGPRQCRLTVLREDGTKEVLNTWSVPPAGYGTKEEPEPLLLQTSTATPRNEIDRVQVQQVGKDGIVESLVEVPV, encoded by the coding sequence ATGAGCCGGGCGGCCCACTGGGATGTCGCGGCGTACGCGCTGGGCGTGCTCGACCCGCAGGAGTCCGAGCGGTTCGAGGAGCACCTGGCCGGCTGTTGGGCCTGCGCCGGCGAGCTCGAGTCCATGCTGCCCGTGGTCAACCTGCTGTCCGAGGTCGACGGCGAGAGCCTCATCACCGCCGAGCAGTCCCGCTCCGACGGGCGCCTGCTCGACCGCATGATCGTCGAGGTCGGCGCGCACCGGCGCAAGGTTCGCAGCCGGCAGTGGCTGGCCGCCGCGGCCGCGGTCGTCGTGCTGGCGACCACCACCGGCGTCTCGCTCGTGGCCGGCGGCCGCCTGTTCGGCGACGGTGGCTCTCCCACCGACGTGGTCGCCGGGGGCACCACCCCGCCGGCCAGCGCGCCCGCCAATCCCAGCGGTTCGGGCGGGCCGGGCATCGGCGGTCCCGAGCTGAGCGAAGACGGCGAGCCGTTCTCCGCCACCGACATCCAGACCGGCGTCGAGGCCCGGCTCGTGCTGGAGACGAAGACCTGGGGCACCCAGATCTCGTTCCAGCTGACGAAGCTCACCGGCCCGCGCCAATGCCGGCTCACGGTGCTGCGCGAAGACGGCACCAAGGAGGTGCTCAACACCTGGTCGGTTCCGCCGGCCGGTTACGGCACCAAGGAGGAGCCGGAGCCGCTGCTGCTGCAGACCAGCACGGCGACGCCGCGCAACGAGATCGACCGCGTCCAGGTGCAGCAGGTGGGCAAGGACGGCATCGTCGAGTCACTCGTCGAGGTGCCGGTCTAA
- a CDS encoding DUF4142 domain-containing protein, translating into MFSGRLAAPGSRRAAAVLAGLAIGTLATFAMPMAAAQAAPDTPLTAADKNLLSAVRLAGLWEMPAGNMAAEKGGRVRVRQVGAEISKQHSQLDRLVVDAANKLNYRLPDEPNSDQQKWLAEMEEAKAGADFDQIFVDRLRAAHGKVFPVIAGVRTGTRNDVVRKLAQDANGFVLTHLTLLESTGLVKYSELPLPPEPPQANQAAGSGILSGAEARAQIGGVDPAVIWVVLLAALIAGGATTFRLFRSGR; encoded by the coding sequence ATGTTCTCGGGACGACTTGCGGCACCCGGATCGCGCCGGGCGGCAGCCGTCCTTGCCGGCCTCGCCATCGGCACGCTCGCCACATTCGCGATGCCGATGGCCGCCGCACAGGCCGCGCCGGACACGCCCCTCACCGCCGCCGACAAAAACCTGCTGTCGGCCGTGCGGCTCGCCGGTCTCTGGGAGATGCCCGCCGGCAACATGGCCGCCGAAAAGGGCGGTCGGGTCCGCGTCCGCCAGGTGGGTGCTGAGATCTCCAAGCAGCACTCCCAGTTGGACCGCCTCGTGGTGGACGCGGCCAACAAGCTGAACTACCGGCTTCCCGACGAGCCCAACTCGGACCAGCAGAAGTGGCTGGCCGAGATGGAGGAAGCGAAGGCCGGCGCCGACTTCGACCAGATCTTCGTCGACCGGCTGCGGGCGGCGCACGGCAAGGTCTTCCCGGTCATCGCCGGTGTCCGCACCGGCACCCGAAACGACGTCGTGCGCAAGCTGGCTCAGGACGCCAACGGCTTCGTGCTCACCCACCTGACCCTGCTGGAGAGCACCGGCCTGGTGAAGTACTCGGAGCTGCCCCTTCCCCCCGAGCCGCCGCAGGCCAACCAGGCCGCCGGTAGCGGCATCCTGAGCGGCGCCGAGGCACGCGCCCAGATCGGCGGCGTCGATCCCGCGGTCATCTGGGTGGTCCTGCTCGCGGCTCTGATAGCCGGCGGCGCGACGACGTTCCGACTGTTCCGCTCAGGTAGGTAA
- a CDS encoding DNA-3-methyladenine glycosylase family protein, translating into MLAMGRHDPCARFVDGTFWYASRTPDGPGSLSLRRDGASVVATGHGPGAAWLVDRSPAIAGLEDDLTGFAELAAAHPLVAQLARVHRGLRFPATRRLFPRLLRAIFEQKVTGKEAYRAYAATARHFGEPAPGPVERLFLPPEAEAIAAAPYWVFHPFGVEQRRADTLRRAAAEASRLERCTTSAEATRRMTAIVGIGPWTAAEVVRTVFGDADAVSVGDFHIPNTVAWALAREARGDDARMLELLAPFTGHRGRVCVLLESAGIAAPRFGPRMPIRSFARF; encoded by the coding sequence ATGCTCGCGATGGGCCGGCACGACCCCTGCGCCCGCTTCGTGGACGGCACATTCTGGTACGCCAGCCGCACCCCCGACGGCCCCGGATCCCTTTCCCTGCGCCGTGACGGCGCGTCCGTCGTCGCGACCGGCCACGGGCCGGGTGCCGCCTGGCTTGTCGACCGGTCCCCCGCGATTGCCGGCCTGGAGGACGACCTCACCGGGTTCGCCGAGCTCGCCGCCGCTCACCCCCTCGTCGCCCAGCTCGCCCGCGTCCACCGCGGCCTGCGGTTTCCGGCCACCCGCCGCCTCTTCCCCCGCCTGCTGCGCGCGATCTTCGAGCAGAAGGTCACCGGCAAGGAGGCGTACCGTGCGTACGCGGCGACCGCCCGTCATTTCGGCGAGCCCGCGCCCGGCCCGGTCGAGCGGCTTTTCCTGCCCCCGGAGGCCGAGGCCATCGCGGCCGCGCCGTACTGGGTGTTCCACCCCTTCGGCGTCGAGCAGCGGCGGGCCGACACGCTGCGCCGGGCCGCGGCGGAGGCGTCCCGGCTGGAACGGTGCACCACCAGCGCCGAGGCGACGCGGCGGATGACGGCCATCGTGGGCATCGGGCCGTGGACCGCCGCTGAGGTCGTCCGCACCGTCTTCGGCGACGCCGACGCGGTCAGTGTCGGCGATTTCCACATTCCCAACACGGTGGCCTGGGCGCTGGCCCGAGAAGCGCGCGGCGACGATGCCCGGATGTTAGAACTCCTGGCGCCCTTCACGGGACATAGGGGCCGTGTGTGCGTACTCTTGGAAAGTGCGGGAATTGCGGCGCCACGATTTGGTCCGCGGATGCCGATCCGTTCTTTCGCGCGTTTTTGA
- a CDS encoding Pecanex-like protein 1, translating to MLATLVVFGGIITVTQVSNAGDRRNRGGRAPATQCRPAPDGTAPAGQANVTETRQNGRTVRNYWGDGQACTTTPASPTPSTNASGAPNQPATSAPSTTAPQPPLEFGPDECSEGNNLEIHDGFQNGNRCVDTQMGEVANADQNPTLLIVSAPRSVAVNEPFTIRVSTRNLIRDRFLPAGRGGYYVDMSILNAQNLVRGHFHSACRQLNSTRVAPDPAPAPAFFVATEDNGGSAQPDVIEIRVPGLPNRGTFQCASWAGDASHRIPMMQRANQVPAFDAVRVTVR from the coding sequence GTGCTTGCGACGCTTGTGGTGTTCGGCGGCATCATCACCGTGACTCAGGTCTCCAACGCGGGTGACCGGCGCAACCGTGGCGGGCGTGCCCCGGCGACCCAGTGTCGCCCCGCACCGGACGGCACCGCGCCGGCCGGCCAGGCGAACGTCACCGAGACTCGGCAGAACGGCCGCACGGTCCGCAACTACTGGGGTGACGGGCAGGCGTGCACGACGACGCCGGCGAGCCCCACGCCCAGCACGAACGCGTCCGGCGCTCCGAACCAGCCGGCGACCAGCGCGCCGTCGACCACGGCTCCGCAGCCGCCGCTGGAGTTCGGCCCGGACGAGTGCTCCGAGGGCAACAACCTGGAGATCCACGACGGCTTCCAGAACGGCAACCGCTGCGTGGACACCCAGATGGGCGAGGTCGCGAACGCCGACCAGAACCCCACCCTGCTGATCGTCAGCGCACCGCGCAGCGTCGCCGTCAACGAGCCGTTCACGATCCGGGTCAGCACCCGCAACCTCATCCGTGACCGGTTCCTGCCGGCCGGCCGGGGTGGCTACTACGTCGACATGTCGATCCTCAACGCCCAGAACCTGGTCCGCGGCCACTTCCACAGCGCGTGCCGCCAGCTCAACAGCACCCGCGTGGCACCCGACCCCGCGCCGGCCCCCGCGTTCTTCGTCGCCACCGAAGACAACGGCGGCAGCGCGCAGCCGGACGTCATCGAGATCCGCGTGCCGGGCCTGCCCAACCGGGGCACCTTCCAGTGCGCCTCCTGGGCCGGCGACGCCTCGCACCGCATCCCGATGATGCAGCGGGCCAACCAGGTCCCCGCCTTCGACGCGGTCCGGGTCACCGTCCGATAG
- a CDS encoding YcnI family protein codes for MFRYRRTAVVALGTAVFGALAIASPASADVSANPSEATRGDGAKVTFRLTEDRPGAHTAKVQLIAPVDNPIGEIYPMSQDGWAPATETRTLDKAVAGLHGMPVNETTASITWTRVDTKPTSTTPIELIVSMGPMPTEGDALAFTIVQTYSDGTVVRWADPAGGAHPAPVVKLVGQAAPGGSGHHGGGQQQQAAPPAAVAQTPADGGSSYGILAAGLLAGLGLGALGGWLILRSRRNTTPAAAAETAEREKVSV; via the coding sequence ATGTTCCGCTACCGGCGTACGGCAGTCGTGGCGCTCGGCACCGCGGTCTTCGGTGCCCTCGCGATCGCGTCGCCCGCCTCGGCCGACGTTTCCGCGAACCCGTCGGAGGCCACGCGAGGTGACGGCGCCAAGGTGACGTTCCGGCTGACCGAGGACCGGCCCGGCGCGCACACCGCCAAGGTCCAGCTGATCGCACCGGTGGACAACCCGATCGGCGAGATCTACCCGATGTCCCAGGACGGCTGGGCGCCGGCGACCGAGACCCGCACGCTGGACAAGGCGGTCGCGGGCCTGCACGGCATGCCGGTCAACGAGACCACCGCGTCGATCACCTGGACCCGGGTCGACACCAAGCCCACGTCCACCACCCCGATCGAGCTCATCGTCTCCATGGGACCGATGCCGACGGAGGGCGACGCGCTCGCGTTCACGATCGTGCAGACGTACTCGGACGGCACCGTGGTCCGCTGGGCCGACCCGGCCGGCGGCGCTCACCCGGCCCCGGTCGTCAAGCTTGTGGGACAGGCGGCCCCGGGTGGCAGCGGCCACCACGGCGGCGGCCAGCAGCAGCAGGCGGCACCGCCCGCGGCCGTGGCACAGACGCCGGCCGACGGCGGTTCCTCGTACGGCATCCTCGCCGCCGGCCTGCTCGCCGGCCTCGGACTCGGCGCGCTCGGCGGCTGGCTGATCCTGCGCAGCCGCCGCAACACCACCCCGGCCGCGGCCGCCGAGACCGCCGAGCGGGAAAAGGTCAGCGTCTAG
- a CDS encoding acyltransferase family protein: MLGLTRSAARGYSLRIAQATPDTRDRAIDGLRAAAILGVVGGHWLVTALTVRSDGSLRIDSPLRYLGGFAPASWLFETLGLFFLVGGFAAAKSLERHGPDTGAWVRRRMARLLTPVLAATVALAAALPAASLAGVAGGTLRTWTVLFVQPLWFIAVYAAVTALTPFAMRLDDRLGAWAALPFLAAVAAVDLIRYGPWAAGAPGWVGFLTVLPAWLFMYQLGVAWARGRLGRRAAAWLVAGGAALFAVLVGALDYPASMVGVPGAARSNSSPPSLLVPALAAVQAGAALLVRDRLDGLLRRRPALWAAVATVNLYALAIFCWHLTAVVLMSLGAQQLGGVAGLTTRPDTATWVGARLVWLPLLGLVLVGLVALAGRLERLTSAHRVLAGVAAAGFTAYALAVY, translated from the coding sequence ATGTTGGGCCTCACCCGCTCCGCCGCCCGGGGGTACAGCCTCCGGATCGCGCAGGCCACACCGGACACCCGGGACCGCGCGATCGACGGGTTGCGCGCCGCCGCCATCCTCGGCGTGGTCGGTGGGCATTGGCTGGTCACCGCGCTCACCGTGCGGTCCGACGGCAGTCTGCGGATCGACAGCCCGCTGCGGTACCTGGGCGGCTTCGCGCCGGCGAGCTGGCTGTTCGAGACACTGGGCCTCTTCTTCCTCGTCGGCGGGTTCGCCGCGGCGAAATCCTTGGAGCGGCACGGTCCCGACACCGGCGCGTGGGTGCGCCGCCGCATGGCCCGCCTCCTCACGCCCGTCCTCGCCGCCACGGTGGCCCTGGCCGCCGCGCTGCCCGCCGCGTCCCTCGCCGGCGTCGCGGGAGGGACGCTGCGCACGTGGACCGTCCTGTTCGTACAGCCGCTGTGGTTCATCGCGGTCTACGCGGCGGTCACGGCGCTCACCCCGTTCGCGATGCGGCTGGACGACCGCCTGGGTGCCTGGGCCGCGCTTCCCTTCCTCGCCGCGGTGGCCGCCGTCGACCTGATCCGGTACGGGCCGTGGGCGGCTGGAGCGCCCGGCTGGGTGGGATTCCTGACTGTGCTGCCGGCGTGGCTGTTCATGTACCAGCTCGGTGTGGCCTGGGCCCGCGGCCGGTTGGGCCGGCGGGCGGCGGCGTGGCTGGTGGCCGGCGGCGCCGCCCTCTTCGCCGTGCTCGTCGGAGCGCTCGACTACCCCGCCAGCATGGTCGGCGTGCCCGGCGCGGCACGCTCGAACTCCAGCCCGCCGTCGCTGCTCGTGCCCGCGCTCGCCGCCGTGCAGGCGGGCGCCGCGCTGCTGGTCCGCGACCGGCTGGACGGGCTGCTGCGGCGGCGGCCGGCGCTGTGGGCGGCGGTGGCGACCGTCAACCTGTACGCGCTTGCCATTTTCTGCTGGCACCTGACCGCCGTCGTGCTGATGTCGCTCGGCGCTCAACAGCTCGGTGGCGTCGCCGGCCTCACCACGCGGCCGGACACCGCCACCTGGGTCGGCGCGCGGCTCGTGTGGCTGCCGCTGCTGGGGCTCGTGCTGGTCGGCCTCGTGGCGCTCGCCGGGCGGCTGGAGCGGCTCACGTCGGCGCACCGCGTGCTCGCCGGAGTGGCCGCGGCGGGCTTCACGGCCTATGCGCTGGCGGTCTACTGA
- a CDS encoding ATP-dependent DNA ligase produces the protein MDLPINPPVEPMLAKSVAELPTAEGMTYEPKWDGFRCIIFRDGDEVELASRGGKTLTRYFPEVVAQARAQLPPRSVVDGEVIVIRRGGEGGPRLDFELLGQRIHPAASRVAMLAEKTPASFVAFDLLALDDRALVDRPYAERRSTLEAALKDVVAPVHLTPTTADVATARRWFEVFEGAGLDGVIAKPADVPYEPGKRLMYKVKHARTADVVVAGFRWHKSGPVVGSLLLGLYDGGLLHHVGVSASFPMARRAELLEELAPYRDAPSHPWLEPSEAQRVPGAVSRWTGGRNLDWEPLRPELVVEVAYEAMEGDRFRHTAHFQRWRPDREPESCTYEQLERPVRFDVDEVLGGGRVA, from the coding sequence GTGGATCTCCCGATCAACCCGCCGGTCGAGCCGATGCTCGCCAAGAGCGTTGCCGAGCTGCCGACCGCCGAGGGTATGACGTACGAGCCGAAGTGGGACGGCTTCCGCTGCATCATCTTCCGCGACGGCGACGAGGTGGAGCTGGCCAGCCGCGGCGGAAAGACGCTCACGCGGTACTTCCCGGAGGTCGTCGCGCAGGCCCGCGCGCAGCTGCCGCCCCGCTCGGTGGTCGACGGCGAGGTGATCGTCATCCGGCGCGGCGGCGAGGGCGGGCCGCGGCTCGACTTCGAGCTGCTCGGGCAGCGCATCCACCCGGCCGCGTCCCGCGTGGCGATGCTGGCCGAGAAGACGCCCGCCTCGTTCGTCGCGTTCGACCTGCTGGCGCTCGACGACCGCGCGCTGGTCGATCGGCCGTACGCGGAACGCCGTAGCACCCTCGAAGCCGCCTTGAAGGACGTTGTCGCACCGGTCCATCTCACGCCGACCACGGCGGACGTCGCGACCGCGCGGCGGTGGTTCGAGGTGTTCGAGGGCGCGGGGCTCGACGGTGTGATCGCCAAGCCGGCCGACGTGCCCTACGAGCCGGGCAAGCGGCTCATGTACAAGGTCAAGCACGCGCGCACCGCGGACGTGGTGGTGGCCGGCTTCCGGTGGCACAAGTCCGGGCCGGTGGTGGGCTCACTGCTGCTCGGGCTCTACGACGGCGGTCTCCTGCACCATGTCGGCGTATCGGCGTCGTTTCCGATGGCCCGCCGCGCGGAGCTTCTGGAGGAGCTGGCGCCGTACCGGGACGCGCCTTCGCACCCGTGGCTCGAGCCGAGCGAGGCGCAGCGCGTGCCGGGCGCGGTGAGCCGGTGGACCGGCGGGCGCAACCTCGACTGGGAGCCGTTGCGGCCGGAGCTGGTGGTCGAGGTGGCGTACGAGGCGATGGAGGGCGACCGCTTCCGCCACACCGCCCACTTCCAGCGGTGGCGGCCGGACCGGGAGCCGGAGTCGTGCACGTACGAGCAACTCGAGCGGCCCGTGCGCTTCGACGTAGACGAGGTGCTTGGCGGCGGGCGGGTAGCCTAG